One region of Armigeres subalbatus isolate Guangzhou_Male chromosome 3, GZ_Asu_2, whole genome shotgun sequence genomic DNA includes:
- the LOC134220587 gene encoding CAAX prenyl protease 1 homolog, translated as MLEELSKSELTLYSILIFLFLENLVNLYLTRRQIFIYETSKEIPQELRDVMKKETFEKARLYGLDKANFEVFKLLVCDVAISSIELYSGFVAMVWSRALQLSPRVGLNPANEIHVSIVFLVIINIIGMFKDMPFKIYGTFVLEEKHGFNKQTPGFFVKDQIKSFLVGQVLSIPIVSAIVYIVQIGGDYFFIWLWAFVGVVSLVLITVYPVYIAPLFDKFRPLEDGELRTSIEQLAASLKFPLGKLFVVEGSKRSAHSNAYFTGLFGAKRIVLFDTLLLNKGLPDDSTLAEDEKGKGCENKEVLAVLAHELGHWKLGHIRKNIIIMQVQMFLIFIAFSQLFKYSPLYQAVGFPPNVQPILIGFLVIVMYVLAPYNTLISFGMTILSRRFEYQADDFANGLGYSKELGKALVKLHIDNLGFPIYDWMYSAWNHSHPTLLQRLERLKGVAKKDR; from the coding sequence ATGCTGGAGGAGTTGTCGAAGAGCGAGCTTACGCTCTActcgattttaattttcctttttCTGGAAAATCTGGTCAACTTGTATCTCACCCGTAGGCAGATTTTCATCTATGAAACCAGCAAAGAGATTCCGCAGGAGTTGCGTGATgtaatgaagaaggaaacatTCGAAAAGGCAAGGCTGTATGGACTGGATAAAGCAAACTTTGAAGTGTTCAAGCTGTTGGTGTGCGATGTCGCAATCAGCTCAATTGAATTGTACAGCGGTTTTGTGGCCATGGTTTGGTCCAGAGCCTTGCAACTATCCCCAAGGGTTGGGTTGAATCCGGCCAACGAAATTCACGTGAGCATAGTGTTTTTGGTCATAATTAACATCATTGGGATGTTCAAGGATATGCCGTTCAAAATTTACGGAACGTTCGTTTTGGAAGAGAAGCATGGGTTCAACAAGCAGACACCCGGTTTTTTCGTAAAGGATCAGATTAAATCCTTCCTCGTTGGACAGGTTCTATCTATTCCGATTGTATCTGCTATCGTATACATCGTTCAAATTGGAGGCGATTACTTTTTCATCTGGTTGTGGGCTTTCGTCGGAGTTGTTTCGTTGGTATTGATTACAGTTTATCCTGTCTATATTGCTCCATTGTTTGACAAGTTCCGTCCGCTAGAAGACGGTGAGCTCAGAACAAGTATCGAACAACTGGCGGCATCGTTGAAATTCCCACTCGGAAAGTTATTCGTCGTAGAAGGATCAAAGCGCTCGGCTCACAGCAACGCATATTTCACAGGACTTTTTGGAGCTAAGCGAATCGTTCTGTTCGACACACTGCTTTTGAATAAGGGACTTCCAGACGATTCGACGCTAGCGGAAGACGAGAAAGGAAAAGGCTGTGAAAACAAGGAAGTTCTAGCGGTGCTTGCGCATGAACTGGGCCACTGGAAGCTTGGACACATCCGGAAGAATATCATTATCATGCAGGTCCAGATGTTCTTGATATTTATCGCCTTCTCGCAGCTGTTTAAGTACTCTCCGCTGTACCAAGCGGTTGGTTTTCCACCAAACGTTCAACCTATTCTGATTGGATTTCTGGTCATCGTAATGTATGTCCTGGCCCCGTACAATACCCTTATTTCATTCGGTATGACTATTTTGTCTCGTCGCTTCGAGTATCAAGCCGATGACTTTGCCAACGGGCTCGGGTATTCTAAAGAATTGGGAAAGGCTCTGGTCAAGCTGCACATCGACAATCTTGGCTTTCCAATCTACGACTGGATGTACTCAGCTTGGAACCATTCGCATCCAACTTTGCTGCAAAGGTTAGAACGACTGAAGGGCGTGGCCAAGAAAGACCGATAA